The nucleotide sequence TGGGTGCAATCCATTGTGCACGTTGGATTGGATGAAAGCAACCTATGGGTGGGCTGAGAaaacaaattcatttgatttggaGTGGGGTTGGAATGGGGTGGGTTTAGTCAATTAGCAGTGCTACTGCACTTGTTGTAGCTCATTCTAGGTCCAAGAACGTGCTTGAATTAGGAGCTGCTTATGGTGTTTTTATTGCACGTCACACAAGCTGTTGTAACTGACACGCTGAAACTAGCCCGTTACAGCACCGTAGCATATGGTAGCTTTTGCTTGTTTTGTCCCCTCAACTGACTTGTTCCACTGGTGTTTTTGTTGCCCTGTTTGCAGGACCACTCTGGTGGCGATATGACTAGCTGTGGTTTATGAGTGGAGCAATTCTGATGATGGAACAGAAACGCTTGTAGGAACCTCTAGTCTTCTTTTTTGAAGAGATCGACTCTACTCATGTATATGTCGAATTTCTGTTGTAGTGTTATTAGAGTTCTAGTACCAGATGCAAACTTACTGCCTGGTGGCTCCCAACTCCCAGTCACTCATATACCATTAATAACATTCACTACAGGAActgctggcttccccgagtgtcagttgcactcggggaaggcccagttgcactcggggaagccttccccgagtgcaacactcggggaagagcctCCGGCTAATCCTCTCACGGGAAAGGCGCCTTCCCCGAGTGTCGAAAatcgtgcactcggggaaggctttgccgagtgccgtgctgacactcggggaagacttgacgccgttggccgacggccgacgccgttttttttttttattttcttccccgagtgcaacactcgagaaagatttttaattttttttttaaatactctttgccgagtgccgcagctcaggcactcggcaaagaaatttgtttttttaaaaaaaatccctctttcccgagtgccacagcacaggcactcggggaagccacctctaatttttttttgttttttgctttttcatgtaaacaacaaagcatatatatatatcacaaaccataaatcaacaccaatatgtcacaaaccacatttatatatcacaAATGACCAAATTTGTCCaaaatccacaatatattacaaaccacacgttcaaaagtacacactattccaagttcacaagttcaatacataaaaacgactccgaaggcggctcacggcgactgtgaggggtgggacgccccagcgtgcgatcccggcgacggtccaggtggggatggcccgacgtgcgatgccagcgacccttcgacatggttcgacgccgcccccgattaATGCTGCAAAAAAGATAggagattgcacgtgagtgacaagataaaaatatAAGGTTTCGATAAAGTGAGAAATGTCTTCAAAtgagttcattgatcaagtgagAAATGTCTTCAAATGAGTTCATTTGGGCTACCTTGAATGTTCGGACATGTCTTCAAAtgagttcattgatcaagtgagAAATGATACGTCTTAAAATCAGGACCATTTTTTATCTAAATCTACGTCATATTTACATTGAAATAGTATCTACCTGCTTGACAATTTGATTTATCAGGTCCGAGAGATCTGGACGAACAAGTTGCAGGAAAGTTGCAGCATAAGTTTTTCTAAAATGACAGTGCAGAATAACAGTATAGAGATGAAAAAGGAATCAAAGGATATCACAGTTCAGCACCAGAATACTGATCTATTGTCAAGCCCAAGTTGCACTAAGCTAGAACTTATTGATGCACGAGAAACATCAACAGATGTAGTAGAAGAACTCATAGTGGGGAGGGAACAAGAAAAAGGGAAAATAATAACTTCTTTACTTGAGAGCTCATcaaaaaagatttccatccttcCCATATATGGTATTGGAGGCATTGGCAAGACAACTTTTGCAAGATTGATTCATAATGATCCAAAGTTCAAATGTTACTCTAAAGCATGGGTCCATGTGTCACAAAGATTTGACTTGAATAAAATTCATGAGCCTATTATTTCACAACTATCTGAAAAAGAGAATCAGGCTAATGAAAGACATATGGTACATAGTTCCCTCACAAAGCTACTTCCTGGTAAGAAGATTATAATTGTTTTAGATGACCTTTGGGAGGATAATCAGTTTTTTGTGCATGGTAATCATAGACATGGCATTTCCAGATCATACATTTAAGCAAATTTGAGTTCCATtccaaaggaaaacaaatcatagCATTGCAAAGCATAGAAAAATGCACAGGCATAATATAGTTTGCagaattttcttaaaaaaagagagaaaagaatgACAACTTACCAACATAGGAAGTACCTGTAGCTGCGTTGTACATATGGAGGCTGAGAAGTGAATAAAAAGTTTTTGCAATACAAAGCAATTGTTAGCAACACAGAAAAATGCGGTGTGAGGAATTATATGAAACAATGTGCAGTGAAAACGTAAACAAAGTATATAAGTCTAATCTAAATCTAAAAATAAGAAAGATCTTTATTATGAAAACCAACACCTGCATATGCATGTGTAGCCTCTGCATTCAGGAAGAATAGCATCACACTTAGAAATGACGGCAAGAGTATCTACAtaaaaaaaacttaaaacaaGCAGTATAGACGTACCATCTCAATAAGTGAACATAGGATCCTGAAAGAGCGCTAATTAGTCCAATAATATTTGTATCTTTATTCAGTGAACccaaacttttatttttggtggAGAACCAAAGCAACATCATTATTATTACGTATGGAGCCAAGACAGTTGATTAGACAGGTAACTAACTTTGTTATTAGACACAAAAAAAGACTCAGAACAACCTGCCGCAGACAAATTATGACAAAGGACTAAAGAGGTCAAACTGGAAGGAACATATGGTAAACTGAATGCAGAGCTGTCTAACCTTGATCAGTTATGAAGATAAGAAGCTCTATTTAACTATGCTACACATGATCAGTAACAGGTAGGGAAAAACATGAAGTATGTCCAAAAGAAATTTTAATTCTACGTTGTCCCTGAATCTTTTTTGTAGCCATAAAAAAGTATATAATGCTAACACTAATATGTCTTGCCTTTGAAACTGACACTAAAACTAATAGCATAAGCAGAGCAAAGATGCTACACCTCAGTACCTGAGATCTTTGTCCAATATATCCATGTAGACATTTCATCAAAAATCATGAGGGCACTTTGTAGGACATCGTAACTACAGAGAAGTGGTCACATGGTCATAGTATTAGCATGTTATCAATGGAGCACCCATATATAAAGACCAATCTGATACTCTGATAACATGACAGCTTCAAAAACAACTGACATGTACTAATTAAGATATGTGTCGACAGATTAATAAGAGAAACTAAAACTAACTCACCAAGCCTACCTGAGTAGTAATCAGTTATGAAGATAATCAGGTCTATTTACCTATGCTACACATGATCAATAACAGCTAGGGAAAAAAATGTACTATGCCCAAAAGAAATTTTAATTCTATGTTGATCCTGAATCATTTTGGTAGCCATAACAAAGATATATAATGCTAACACTAACATGCCTTGCCTTTGAAGCTGACGTGTAAACTAATGTTTTTTCCTCAAAAGCAATACATCCGTGTCAACCAATTTACAAAAAGCGATCAGTATGTACCTCCACCACAATCCACTATTACATTCTGCTGTCTCTGGACATAATCAAGGAAGGGAAGACACCGAACAGATGGATAAAGTAGCAATTACTAGTGTAGCAATTTCTAGAGAAGGAAGGGGGAGCCAGCATCATCACAAAGACACGAAGACACATTAGTTGGCACACCAAAAATAGACAATACATCTCCATTAGATCCCTGGAAACAAAATCAATGTGCAGTCAAAACAAAAATTAAatcaaaataaaaggaaaagttttTGGGCATCTAGAATCATAAATCAGAAGTAGGCACCCACAACCTGGCACACTTTGCTCCAATGAGACGACCTGTGACAGCGATAGGTCGGGACCGTCGCGCCGGCGGCGCCGGTGAGGGGCTgcgggggcgcgcggcgcgggggcgcGCCGGTGGGGCCTGCGGGGGATgcgggggcgcgcggcgcgggggctgCGGGGGCGCGCCGGCGGGGCCTGCGGCGGATGCGGGGGCGCGCGGCACGGGGCCTGTGGGGGCGCGCCTGCGGGGGATgcgggggcgcgcggcgcgggggctgccgcggggcgcggcgcggggggcttgctgcggcggcggcggggtagTGCGTACGGGCGAGCGGGCGGCGTGCGGGTGTGGGGTGGCCGGGTGGGTGGCCGGTTAGGTTTAGATAAGGCCTGCTGGGCTTTTTTTTTCTTCCCCGAGTGTcctgtcctggcactcgggaaagggcctctttcccgagtgccagggaagacactcggggaagaaattttgtttttttttttttgttttttctaccTAATTtattttgtgaggccttcccacattatttaaaactccctgttcaaatttgggacaattttgacttttttttgttatatttcgttagtttttttcgtttcgttgaatttttttgcatacttcgaatttgaactacaggtgcatgaaataatggaatttaatgattcaaaaaattatattaatgatatttggtgtatgttgaggccttatccaggaactcgcatgaaatttcgagcatctcgttgacgtaacatgacgagcaACTTgtgggaaaagtgtttttaaattatataaaatccgaacgaagtccgaaaatcacgaaacttgtctgggcgtcgtgttatcgcatgtagaggctatgataaaaaaattgagaagatttcgagcaagttgcgacgtcggatgcctaaaacctagACATCTTTGCATGCCTCTGCAAGTGATCACATgcagagatgtctgggttttaggtatctgacgtcgcaacttgctcgaaaccttctcgattttttatcatagcctctacatgcgataacacgacgcccatacaagtttcgtgattttcggacttcgttcggattttatataatttaaaaacacttttcccatAAGTTGCttgtcatgttacgtcaacaagatgctcaaaatttcatgcgagttcctggataaggcctcaacatacaccaaatatcattaatataattttttgaatcatcaaattccattatttcatgcacctgtagttcaaattcgaagtatgcaaaaaaattcaacgaaacgaaaaaaactaacgaaatataacaaaaaaagtcaaaattgtcccaaatttgaacagggagttttaaataatgtgggaagaCCTCACAAAATAAATGAggcagaaaaaacaaaaaaacaaaaattcttccccgagtgccttccctggcactcggggaagaggccctttttccgagtgccaggacaggacactcggggaaggcagcctcttccccgagtgccctgttctggcactcgggaaagggcctcttcgccgagtgccagggaaggcacttggggaagaatttttttttaaagttttaacgGCGTGGGCGGGGTGGACCGTCAAGTAacatgtttctttgccgagtgtcgatcttccccgagtgttgcactcggggaagagggcctttgccgagtgctgctctttaccgagtgccaggatcTCTGCGTCACTCGAAAAAgcctctcttccccgagtgcaattcttccccgagtgcccgatttttggcactcggggaagccagagACACTCGGGGAATTTTGCCTCTCCCGTAGTGATTGTTGCGACCTCGATGTAGTGTTAACTTGAGCAGACAGTTACTTGACATGTAGCTCAGATACGTGCAGTCGCTAAAGATTGTGATAATGTTCAGATTATCATCTTTTGTAACTTGCGAGTCAATTACAGTCAAGTTGTTTCTGGATGTTCATTGCTTGCTTACAAGTACGGCTCTGCTACCCCTGTTTTCTTGCCTCTCTCAGCCGAACACTCATTTTTTTcaccaggttttgatcctggccAAGAATGATTATTCACCAGGTTTTAATGACAAACCAGGATTCACTCGATCCTGGCCAGGATCAAAACTTGGTCTGGCACCAATCAGGTGCTGCCGAACGAGGCCTTAAGATCATGCTGTTCCTGGTATCCCATAAGCGCCATAAGATTGTGAGCAGGACGGACGGCCACGTTGCTGGGTCTTGTGGAAGATTTAGCGACGCAAGAGAAGGGAGATCAATGCAGCACCATAACTCTTTGCTGGGTCGTGGTAGCATTTGTTGTTTAATCCTGAAGGAGAAAGGGATATTTTTCAGGTTAGCATCCAACTCTGAATAAAAAAAGTAAAAGACCCCGCACAAATAGGAGCTCTCTATACTAGGTACGCTTATATCGTCAGCTCGCCAGCGAAGCCAGGCCGGTGCCCAATATATATACTCCGTGCCTACTAACTCTAGCCATACTCAACTCGTCATTTCCATCTGCTACTTTATTTGTCACCAAGAATATTAAACATGCAATCAATCATGCATAATCCTCGCCACTATTCCTTTCCTTATACAACAAACAAATTTGCTCCgcggttcagtgacgtcatcacCTCTGGACGAATGGCTAATACCGGATTCAGTTCGGCCGGTCGCCGGTGTGATGGTGAAAATTCCTGAGATTTTTTTTATATGTACTCCAAAAAACGGAATACGTGCGCGGACGGACGAGGAATCGACGAAAGGCCGAGGGCTGGCGGCGTGGTACGTAGGTAACAAATTCGTGCACGTACGCTGGGTACTTGGGTCTCCGCGGAGCCTGGAGCTAGAAATCGACAAGAGGTCAATCGCTGGAAAATCCGCGCACGTACGTTGAGTCCCCGGAGCATGGAGCGTGCCAGCCTAATGATCACCAGTTCGCCGCCGGCGCGCCCGGCCAAATCGCGTCGTGGCGTGGCGCGCGCGGTCGGTCTCCGTCCGTTGCCCGGCCGGTCTAGGTCCAGTTCACCGCCCGCCCGCCCCGCGAGCCCGGCCAAATCGCTTCGTGGCGTGCCTGCCTAACGATCACCAGTTCGCCACCCGCGCGCCCGGCCAAatcgcgtcgtcgtcgtcgacgggCTTGGATTCAGGCCAGGAGTCCAGTCCAGGCCGGACTCCAGGCGGGTGGAGGGGGCGCTCCGGGCCGGACCGCGCGGGGGTTCGGAGCGCAACGTGTTTGGCGTTGCATGCGCGCGGCGGCTGATGGACTTCGCGAGCTGCGCGTGACTCGTCCCGTCTATAACTAACTCGCCGTACATGGCTACATGCGCCTGGCCGCCCACGACGGCCTCGAGCTCGAGCCTGCGTACGTTCCCGGCCGTGGGCTCTttcaacgacgacgacggcggcggaggTTCTCGGTCCCGTCCCGGCCTGCGCCCGTGCCTCGGCCAGGCAAAGCGGCGCTGAGCGTTCCTTGGGTTCCTCTGTAGCAAGTCTAGCTAGCAGCGTCAATGCGGGCGGGCGGACCGCTCGAAACCGGCCGACTGCTGCCACTGTCAAGAACCGATACTGTAAACAGAACGACCAGCACGATAGGATCGTACTCCATCCGTACTAGGTGAGGTCCGGTCCTCAGCGCGTATTCATGCACAATAATAAATTATTACACATACACGTGACATGCATGGTACGGTACTACCACGTACGCACCCCGAGCCTAATTTTTGTTTGTTCCGCCGAGTTTGCAGGCTGCCCCGCACCGCAGGTACGTACGTCGCGGCACACAGACACATTGGCCTTCAACTAATAgcgtttttttctctcacaacactTCAACAGTAGTATTAGCCGTTTTTTCGGCCGGCCGAAAAGAGAGGCTGTTTGTAGATACAAGAACGAAAGCAGTGCAGCTAGCAGCTGGTGCCGGTAGATCGATTTGGCGGCGCATGCATAGACGCTCACGAGGCAGGTAGTCTAACAGTCCAGTCATGCATGAAGTTGAAATCATGTGTATGGACGGATGAATTCTAGTGTGTCATGGACCGTCTGTGCTCGCGCTAGCTAACGTCGACGCCGACACCACCACACCATAGCATTTCGATTTTATAGGGTGTCCTATAGGCAATTGCTCATATCGATTCGGTACTGCCGGTGCCGGACATGCAACCATACCTGTCAGTTGTCACCAACCTCAGCTACCCTAAACACCGAAGCATTCCGATCATAACTAACGTACGTATTAACAGCATATTCGCTTATTAGTTTCAGCCAGGGTCAGCATTGATCGAGCTTATAAACCAACACGAATAGGTCGTAAGCTTCGAAGAACAGAAGCAGCAGCCACTTTTTTTTTTCCG is from Miscanthus floridulus cultivar M001 chromosome 7, ASM1932011v1, whole genome shotgun sequence and encodes:
- the LOC136466291 gene encoding glycine-rich cell wall structural protein 1.0-like encodes the protein MRRPVTAIGRDRRAGGAGEGLRGRAARGRAGGACGGCGGARRGGCGGAPAGPAADAGARGTGPVGARLRGMRGRAARGLPRGAARGACCGGGGVVRTGERAACGCGVAGWVAG